Proteins from a single region of Apium graveolens cultivar Ventura chromosome 7, ASM990537v1, whole genome shotgun sequence:
- the LOC141673913 gene encoding uncharacterized protein LOC141673913 — MKDSDSLDDFTMNLNGLVTNIRVLGEDVKESYVVKKLLRAVPRKFLPITSTIEQFGDLESMTMEEAIGSLKAYEERVHGNSESSGGQLMLTEEEWEKKEGQEKKLLYTREEWMNRSNRNSVEAPQSQRNRGRDKSRVRCFNCNAFGHYAAKCRKPKCNKEQRQEVNISQIDDDEPALLLTQLDKKASDLMLVNESKVVPSKFPGNGGNKTESNMWYLDSDASNHMTGCKSKFTELNEGITGVVKFGDGSKVKI; from the coding sequence ATGAAAGATAGTGATTCACTAGATGACTTCACCATGAACTTGAATGGATTGGTAACAAACATACGAGTATTGGGGGAAGATGTAAAGGAGTCATATGTTGTCAAGAAATTACTGCGAGCAGTGCCAAGGAAATTTCTCCCAATCACTTCGACTATAGAACAATTTGGGGACTTGGAAAGCATGACCATGGAAGAGGCCATTGGCTCTCTCAAGGCATATGAAGAGAGAGTGCATGGAAACTCAGAGTCAAGTGGAGGCCAGTTGATGCTCACAGAAGAAGAGTGGGAAAAGAAAGAAGGACAGGAGAAGAAGCTGTTGTACACTCGAGAAGAATGGATGAATCGTTCAAATAGAAACAGTGTGGAGGCACCTCAGAGTCAGAGAAACCGGGGGAGAGACAAGTCTAGGGTGAGATGTTTCAATTGTAATGCATTCGGACACTATGCAGCAAAGTGCAGAAAACCCAAATGTAACAAAGAACAAAGACAAGAGGTAAACATCTCACAAATAGATGATGATGAACCCGCCCTGTTGCTAACACAGTTGGATAAGAAAGCTAGTGACCTGATGCTAGTAAATGAGAGTAAAGTGGTGCCTTCAAAATTTCCTGGCAACGGAGGGAACAAAACTGAATCCAATATGTGGTACCTTGACAGTGACGCTAGCAATCATATGACTGGATGTAAGTCAAAATTTACGGAGCTCAATGAAGGAATCACAGGAGTCGTCAAATTTGGAGATGGCTCAAAAGTCAAGATTTAA
- the LOC141673914 gene encoding receptor-like protein EIX1 yields the protein MDIIRLSLAQESFNTTTCLDKERDSLLSFKRGLQDPVGRLSSWTGVDCCRWSGIKCSMLGNVIKLDLHNTFPSTTSRRSCFGGEINSSLLELEYLGYLDLSLNCFEGLIIPEFFGMFKNLRYLNLSFSSFGGEIPPHLGNLSSLQHLDLNTNDFVTPISYILSSKRLQWLSGLISIKYLNLGNVNLLGQGSELFKAVNMLPFLEELHLHSCDLDNLPLSLSYVNLTLLSVLDLSNNEIQSSIPNWISNLTSLTKLDLSNDYYNLNGNIPRECGNKDSKENLDPQLYYGIEGQIPGSLGHLCGLKVLNLSGNLLTGKLDEFFDSFTTVCPNNSLVSLSLSGNQLTGALPSSLGKLKYLKQLHISHNCLWGSVPESIGNLSFLQELDVSLNEMNGTIPRTLGQLSKITVLNFENNHWQGVITEDHIMNLTRL from the coding sequence ATGGACATCATCAGGCTCAGCTTGGCACAAGAAAGTTTCAACACCACCACTTGTTTAGATAAAGAGAGGGACTCACTTCTCAGCTTCAAACGAGGGCTCCAAGATCCAGTAGGCAGGCTTTCTTCCTGGACTGGTGTTGATTGCTGCCGATGGAGTGGCATCAAATGCAGCATGTTAGGAAATGTCATCAAGCTCGACCTACACAATACATTTCCATCTACCACTTCCAGAAGGTCATGTTTCGGTGGTGAGATAAACTCTTCTTTGCTTGAGTTAGAGTATTTAGGTTATCTTGACCTCAGCTTGAACTGCTTTGAGGGACTTATAATCCCCGAATTCTTTGGAATGTTCAAGAATTTGAGATATTTAAATCTCTCTTTCTCGTCATTTGGGGGGGAAATTCCACCTCATCTTGGAAATTTATCTAGCTTGCAACATCTAGATCTTAATACAAATGATTTTGTAACTCCAATATCATACATTTTATCTTCCAAACGCTTGCAATGGCTCTCGGGTCTTATTTCCATAAAATATCTCAATCTGGGAAATGTTAACCTACTCGGCCAAGGGTCAGAGTTGTTTAAAGCAGTCAATATGCTTCCTTTTCTTGAAGAGTTACACTTGCATTCCTGTGACCTTGATAATCTCCCACTTTCACTTTCATATGTCAACTTGACATTGCTTTCTGTCCTTGACCTCTCAAATAACGAAATTCAGTCTTCAATACCAAACTGGATTTCTAATCTCACGAGTCTTACAAAACTAGATCTTAGCAATGACTACTACAATCTCAATGGAAATATTCCTAGAGAATGTGGGAACAAGGACTCTAAAGAAAATCTTGATCCTCAACTATACTATGGAATAGAAGGTCAAATACCAGGATCCTTGGGACATCTTTGTGGTCTAAAAGTATTAAACCTCTCGGGAAATCTTTTAACAGGTAAACTAGATGAATTTTTTGACAGCTTTACCACAGTTTGTCCCAACAACAGCTTGGTATCCTTAAGTCTGAGCGGCAACCAGTTAACAGGGGCCTTGCCAAGCTCACTGGGGAAACTCAAGTATCTGAAACAACTCCATATTAGTCATAACTGTTTATGGGGGTCTGTTCCAGAATCTATAGGAAACTTATCATTCTTGCAGGAATTGGATGTTTCCCTCAATGAGATGAACGGAACTATTCCAAGAACATTAGGGCAACTTTCAAAGATCACTGTTCTGAATTTTGAAAACAACCACTGGCAAGGTGTTATAACAGAAGACCATATCATGAATCTCACAAGATTGTGA
- the LOC141673915 gene encoding uncharacterized protein LOC141673915, with product MKGKLPQKLKFQELKHVDLRRNHFEGSLPQGFTNAIYVFLQQNLFSGPIPDNISEMTQLTILDVSKNHLTGMIPSTICTMTALEVLSLRENQFSGQLPHCWGDIQLIRALDIASNNLSGQIPSSIGVLSFLEILSLSSNSLSGEIPSSLQNCKSLQSLDLGDNNLSGTLPLWIGNDSVRLWILLLRSNKLRGPIPKKWCNISTLHILDLAENSVSGVIPSCLGNLNSLTNTKNNWMTRASWDFNEQMIMVTKGREMEYSSTLGLVKIINLSSNNLTGEIPLGITNLTALGTLNLSRNYLTGSIPNEIGNMRWLETLDLSNNQLSGPIPDSISLLHSLSHFNVSHNNLVGRIPVGNQMQTLTDASIFQGNPLLCGKPLQSKCPGSDVGSDVPTMQSPDDDFQSELENLLFYCCGYVFGICGVWCTLWKKDAWGKAYFGFFKLV from the coding sequence ATGAAGGGGAAGCTGCCACAGAAGTTAAAATTTCAAGAACTTAAACATGTTGACTTGAGGAGAAATCACTTTGAGGGATCGCTGCCACAGGGGTTTACCAATGCCATATACGTTTTTCTTCAACAAAATTTATTCTCAGGTCCTATCCCGGACAATATCAGTGAAATGACACAACTGACAATTCTTGATGTTTCCAAGAACCATCTAACTGGTATGATCCCATCAACTATTTGTACAATGACAGCTTTGGAAGTTCTATCTTTAAGGGAAAATCAGTTCTCTGGACAGCTACCACACTGTTGGGGTGATATTCAACTGATAAGGGCTCTTGATATAGCAAGCAATAACTTATCTGGTCAAATCCCAAGTTCAATTGGCGTCCTATCTTTTCTGGAAATATTGAGTTTAAGCAGCAATAGTCTGAGTGGAGAGATTCCGTCGTCTCTTCAGAATTGCAAGTCCCTGCAGAGCCTAGACCTTGGAGATAACAATTTGTCAGGGACCCTACCACTGTGGATAGGAAATGATTCAGTCAGGTTATGGATCCTACTACTGAGATCTAACAAGCTCCGAGGACCCATCCCTAAAAAATGGTGcaatatatcaactcttcatatCCTAGATCTGGCCGAGAACAGTGTATCAGGAGTTATTCCAAGCTGTTTGGGAAATCTGAACTCACTTACAAATACTAAAAATAACTGGATGACTAGAGCCAGCTGGGATTTTAACGAGCAAATGATTATGGTGACGAAAGGAAGAGAAATGGAATATAGCAGCACTCTGGGGTTGGTCAAAATCATAAATCTTTCCAGCAATAATTTAACAGGTGAAATACCACTTGGAATAACAAACCTTACAGCACTGGGAACCTTAAACCTTTCAAGGAACTATCTTACAGGAAGCATCCCGAATGAAATTGGAAACATGAGATGGTTGGAAACACTTGATCTGTCTAACAACCAACTTTCAGGACCTATTCCAGACAGCATTTCATTGCTGCATTCTTTGAGTCACTTCAATGTATCACACAACAATTTGGTTGGGAGGATACCAGTGGGAAATCAAATGCAGACGCTCACTGATGCGTCTATTTTTCAAGGCAATCCTTTATTATGTGGGAAGCCTCTTCAGTCAAAGTGCCCTGGTTCTGACGTCGGTTCTGATGTTCCCACTATGCAATCTCCAGATGATGACTTTCAAAGTGAGCTGGAAAATCTGTTGTTCTACTGCTGTGGGTATGTTTTTGGTATATGTGGTGTTTGGTGCACTCTATGGAAGAAAGATGCATGGGGAAAAGCATACTTCGGCTTTTTTAAGTTAGTTTAA